One Jeotgalibaca porci genomic region harbors:
- a CDS encoding ribonuclease HII, translating into MNKSRSIAEIKEALATVTEPNNPLLAELRLDSRKGVQTQLKRWQAQYEKMQNSIQHHALMLTYEKELQTEGFQMIAGIDEVGRGPLAGPVVAAAVILPEDMPTLPINDSKKLSKKVREELYDIIMEKADVGIGIVDNREIDAMNIYQATKKAMITAVENLTGKPDALLIDAMQLALPLKQVSLIKGDARSYSIAAASIIAKVYRDRLMEEYAIQYPNYGFENNSGYGTKIHLEGLEDCGYTPIHRQSFEPIKTMVKNKFK; encoded by the coding sequence ATGAATAAAAGTCGTTCCATTGCTGAAATAAAAGAAGCTTTAGCTACTGTAACTGAACCAAATAATCCACTTTTGGCAGAGTTGCGTCTGGATAGCCGCAAAGGAGTCCAGACGCAATTGAAGAGATGGCAGGCGCAGTACGAAAAAATGCAAAATAGCATCCAACACCATGCGTTGATGTTAACTTACGAGAAAGAGCTGCAAACAGAAGGCTTCCAGATGATTGCGGGTATTGATGAAGTGGGAAGAGGTCCCTTAGCAGGCCCTGTCGTTGCAGCTGCCGTTATTTTACCGGAAGATATGCCGACATTACCGATTAATGACTCAAAAAAATTGTCTAAAAAAGTACGCGAGGAACTCTATGATATCATCATGGAAAAAGCGGACGTCGGAATTGGGATTGTAGACAATCGGGAAATCGATGCGATGAATATTTATCAAGCCACTAAAAAAGCAATGATTACAGCTGTAGAAAATTTAACCGGTAAACCGGACGCGCTCTTAATCGACGCGATGCAGTTAGCCTTACCTCTTAAACAGGTTTCTTTAATCAAAGGGGATGCGAGATCTTACTCTATTGCTGCGGCAAGTATTATAGCCAAAGTATACCGCGACCGTCTTATGGAAGAGTATGCGATTCAATATCCGAACTATGGTTTTGAGAATAATTCGGGTTATGGGACGAAAATTCACCTGGAAGGTTTGGAAGATTGTGGGTATACGCCCATCCATCGTCAGAGTTTTGAACCCATTAAAACGATGGTAAAAAATAAATTTAAATAA
- the ylqF gene encoding ribosome biogenesis GTPase YlqF, which yields MHIQWFPGHMAKAKRQAIENRNMVDIVLELVDSRIPESSRNPLMDEIVNNKPRLVIMNKADLADRSRTEEWLTHFNQSEKNQQAIAIDAFSHSDITRTKKIIKEMMAEKMAIRKQKGMKPRAIRLMVLGIPNVGKSTFINQMIKKNRAKTANKPGVTQQQQWLKIENDFELLDTPGILWHKFEDQKVGVKLALTGAIKDALFHKDDIALYALDFFIHTYPGRIKEAYHLSEDMTDKTYPELLMELTTHLNFGDDFDRASEKLIFDIRDGKLGAYTLDEVPVEPEETKVSGNE from the coding sequence ATGCATATACAGTGGTTTCCTGGGCATATGGCCAAGGCAAAAAGACAAGCAATAGAAAATAGAAACATGGTTGATATCGTTTTAGAATTAGTGGATTCACGTATTCCTGAATCGAGTCGTAATCCTTTGATGGATGAGATCGTAAACAATAAACCGCGTCTCGTTATTATGAATAAAGCCGACTTAGCAGATCGCTCACGTACAGAAGAATGGTTGACGCATTTTAACCAGAGTGAAAAAAATCAACAAGCGATTGCGATTGATGCGTTTAGTCATTCTGATATTACACGCACGAAGAAAATTATTAAAGAAATGATGGCCGAAAAAATGGCTATCCGGAAGCAAAAAGGGATGAAACCGCGTGCCATCCGTTTAATGGTACTCGGAATTCCGAACGTTGGTAAATCAACATTTATCAACCAAATGATTAAAAAGAACCGGGCTAAAACAGCAAACAAACCTGGTGTGACACAACAGCAACAATGGTTGAAGATTGAAAATGACTTTGAATTATTGGATACTCCTGGTATTTTATGGCATAAATTTGAGGATCAAAAAGTAGGAGTAAAACTGGCTTTGACGGGTGCAATAAAAGACGCACTTTTTCATAAAGACGATATTGCGTTATATGCACTTGATTTCTTCATCCACACGTACCCAGGCCGGATAAAAGAAGCATACCACCTATCTGAAGATATGACCGACAAGACTTATCCAGAATTACTGATGGAATTAACCACGCATCTTAACTTTGGTGATGACTTTGACCGCGCAAGTGAAAAACTGATTTTTGACATCCGTGATGGCAAGTTGGGAGCCTATACACTAGACGAAGTTCCGGTTGAACCAGAAGAAACTAAGGTGTCTGGTAATGAATAA
- the lepB gene encoding signal peptidase I: protein MNNNQYKSRNKGSNFIKEVISILLSVVVAYVLFILIRTFLFFPFEVVGNSMVPTLESGDRLILNRLGELDRFDVVVFPAPDTDTDSDNEEYVKRIIGIPGDEITYYKDDLFINGQLVEEHYLEPLKTADSESQVTNDFSLLDIPGSTSAVVPPESYFVLGDNRQVSKDSRMFGFVPEDEIEGTSSLRIWPFDKIGFLEKNE from the coding sequence ATGAATAATAATCAATATAAATCAAGAAACAAAGGCAGCAATTTTATAAAGGAAGTTATAAGTATATTGTTGTCGGTGGTTGTTGCCTATGTATTGTTCATCCTTATCAGAACTTTTCTTTTCTTTCCTTTTGAAGTAGTTGGTAACTCTATGGTACCCACGCTCGAAAGTGGGGATCGTTTAATTCTGAACCGTTTGGGAGAATTGGATCGATTTGATGTAGTGGTGTTTCCCGCTCCAGATACTGATACTGATTCGGATAATGAAGAATATGTAAAGCGTATTATCGGTATTCCCGGAGATGAAATTACCTATTACAAAGATGATTTATTTATTAATGGTCAGTTAGTCGAGGAACATTACTTAGAACCTTTAAAAACGGCGGATAGTGAAAGTCAAGTGACCAATGATTTCTCATTGCTTGACATTCCCGGAAGCACTTCAGCGGTAGTACCGCCAGAAAGTTACTTTGTCTTAGGCGATAATCGTCAAGTTTCTAAAGACAGCCGGATGTTTGGCTTTGTGCCTGAAGATGAGATTGAAGGGACATCGAGTTTACGCATTTGGCCGTTTGATAAGATTGGATTTTTAGAAAAAAATGAATAA
- the lepB gene encoding signal peptidase I, translating into MKRPFSEIVWEWTKALVVAIGMALFIRYFVLIPVQVEGDSMEPALQPASYILYHQLTPIDRFDIILFHDDYGEVYIKRVVGLPGETVAYENDRLYINGELITEPFLKQAREENQIYTTDFSITEAADQQEVPAGHYFVLGDNRPRSKDSRMFGFVPETSVEGKAQVVIYPLNQIAWIK; encoded by the coding sequence ATGAAAAGACCATTTTCTGAAATAGTATGGGAATGGACGAAAGCGCTGGTAGTGGCGATTGGAATGGCGCTGTTTATTCGCTACTTTGTATTGATTCCAGTCCAAGTTGAAGGCGATTCAATGGAACCTGCGCTACAGCCTGCCAGTTATATTTTGTATCACCAATTAACCCCGATTGATCGCTTTGATATTATCCTCTTCCACGATGACTATGGAGAGGTATATATCAAGCGGGTAGTGGGGCTACCGGGTGAAACAGTGGCCTATGAGAATGATCGCTTGTACATCAATGGCGAACTTATTACCGAGCCGTTCTTAAAGCAAGCACGTGAAGAAAATCAAATCTATACAACCGACTTTTCCATAACGGAAGCAGCAGACCAACAAGAAGTACCAGCAGGCCATTATTTTGTATTAGGAGATAATCGCCCCAGAAGTAAGGATAGTCGCATGTTTGGTTTTGTTCCGGAGACTTCAGTAGAGGGAAAAGCACAAGTTGTTATTTACCCGCTGAACCAAATTGCATGGATCAAATAA
- a CDS encoding S41 family peptidase, which produces MDPNKQIKKKKLGVKLPVYFLSLILVATVAAGVTFIFTKGNQLSFANRGTGSDESESTQVITDLNKVPGSKNIQAVYEIILSNYIEDISEEDLIEGALSGMVNAIDDPYSQYLNIEETETMDETISASFEGIGAEIMSMNDQIVIVSPIKGAPAEAAGLLPNDIVLKADGVSLAGMTATEAVALIRGERGTTVTLEIQRGSQTLTVDIVRDTIPIETVAYELSEENSEIGIVSVFSFARPTYDEIVSAVEDLRGQGAKKFVFDYRQNPGGLLDQSLKIGNMFVEDGAVLLQTEEKNGNPYIIKASDKEYGEFQVTEPSVMLIDEGSASASEIIAGIMKEEANVPLVGMTTFGKGTVQSIYPLTEDSELKLTVAKWLTPAGNWIHGEGISPDYEVEMPAYAFLTIIDSSATYELGAVSEAVKNVEHMLSAVGYSLVADGYYDYDTSEAIYQFQSDNALAQTGEMDEETSVKLVSELRAAISENDTQLNKALELLESMSD; this is translated from the coding sequence ATGGATCCGAACAAACAAATTAAGAAAAAGAAATTGGGAGTTAAGCTTCCGGTCTATTTTTTGTCTCTTATCCTGGTTGCCACAGTAGCGGCAGGGGTAACGTTCATCTTTACAAAAGGCAATCAATTAAGCTTTGCCAATCGCGGAACGGGCAGTGACGAATCAGAATCAACACAAGTGATTACAGATTTAAATAAGGTTCCCGGATCAAAAAATATTCAAGCAGTTTATGAGATTATTCTATCTAATTACATTGAAGATATTAGTGAAGAAGATTTGATTGAAGGAGCTTTGTCCGGTATGGTCAATGCCATCGATGATCCCTACAGCCAGTACTTGAATATTGAAGAAACGGAAACAATGGATGAAACCATTTCAGCTTCTTTTGAGGGAATTGGCGCTGAAATTATGAGCATGAATGATCAAATTGTTATCGTATCACCAATTAAAGGAGCACCTGCGGAAGCAGCAGGCTTGCTGCCAAATGATATTGTTCTGAAGGCGGATGGTGTTTCTTTAGCAGGGATGACAGCCACTGAGGCAGTTGCCTTGATTCGTGGCGAACGTGGAACGACCGTGACGTTGGAAATTCAACGCGGCTCACAGACGTTAACTGTTGATATCGTTCGTGACACGATTCCGATTGAAACGGTTGCTTACGAACTCTCAGAGGAAAATTCAGAAATCGGTATTGTGTCGGTATTTAGTTTTGCCAGACCGACTTATGATGAAATCGTATCAGCTGTTGAGGATTTGCGAGGACAAGGAGCGAAGAAATTCGTGTTTGACTATCGTCAAAATCCAGGTGGTCTTTTGGATCAATCGTTGAAGATTGGGAATATGTTTGTAGAAGACGGTGCAGTTTTATTACAGACAGAAGAAAAAAATGGCAATCCTTATATTATCAAGGCAAGTGATAAAGAATATGGTGAATTCCAAGTTACTGAACCATCTGTTATGTTAATCGATGAAGGGAGTGCAAGTGCTTCTGAAATCATAGCGGGTATTATGAAAGAAGAAGCGAATGTTCCACTCGTTGGGATGACTACATTTGGTAAGGGAACGGTTCAATCCATTTATCCTTTGACTGAAGACAGTGAGTTAAAACTGACAGTTGCGAAATGGTTAACGCCTGCAGGTAATTGGATACATGGCGAAGGGATTTCACCGGATTATGAGGTTGAGATGCCAGCCTATGCATTCTTGACCATCATCGATTCATCCGCAACGTATGAATTAGGTGCCGTTTCCGAAGCAGTTAAAAATGTCGAGCATATGTTAAGTGCAGTAGGTTACTCCCTTGTAGCAGACGGCTATTATGATTACGATACGAGTGAAGCGATTTATCAGTTCCAATCCGATAACGCGCTAGCACAAACGGGAGAAATGGATGAAGAAACATCCGTTAAATTAGTTTCAGAATTAAGAGCAGCTATTTCTGAAAATGACACCCAACTTAATAAAGCATTAGAGTTACTTGAGAGTATGAGTGATTAG
- the deoD gene encoding purine-nucleoside phosphorylase — MSTHIAAKPGEIAETVLLPGDPLRAKYIAETYLEDVVQYNSVRNMFGYTGTYKGKRVSVQGTGMGLPSIMIYAHELITEYGVKNLIRVGSAGSIQEDVHVRDIVLAQGATSDSSVVANVFKNQVNFAPLASFNLLYDAFNTAKERGLNVHVGNVLSSDRFYNAELDKQKLADYGVLAIEMEATGLYMLAAQHQVNALAILTISDHILTGEETTSEERERTFDDMMLVALDSVLK; from the coding sequence ATGAGTACACATATTGCAGCAAAACCAGGAGAAATTGCAGAAACAGTCTTATTACCAGGAGATCCATTACGCGCGAAGTATATTGCCGAAACATATTTAGAAGATGTGGTTCAATACAACTCTGTTCGTAATATGTTTGGTTATACCGGAACCTATAAAGGAAAGCGTGTTTCTGTGCAAGGAACAGGGATGGGCTTACCGTCCATTATGATTTATGCCCATGAATTGATTACCGAATATGGTGTTAAAAACTTAATCCGCGTTGGTTCAGCGGGAAGTATTCAAGAAGATGTGCACGTTCGTGACATCGTTTTGGCACAAGGCGCAACTTCAGATTCAAGCGTTGTCGCAAATGTATTCAAAAACCAAGTTAATTTTGCGCCTTTAGCAAGCTTTAACTTACTATACGATGCTTTCAACACTGCCAAAGAACGCGGTTTAAATGTTCATGTTGGAAATGTTTTGTCTTCAGATCGTTTCTACAACGCAGAATTGGATAAGCAAAAATTAGCAGATTACGGTGTCTTGGCGATTGAAATGGAAGCGACAGGACTTTATATGTTGGCTGCCCAACACCAAGTTAATGCGCTTGCTATTTTAACAATCAGTGATCATATTCTGACAGGGGAAGAAACAACTTCTGAAGAACGCGAGCGTACCTTCGACGACATGATGCTTGTAGCATTGGACAGCGTCCTAAAATAA
- a CDS encoding YozE family protein: MDQQFYQYAMTFRDPYKKDPLVAFANKLDNDTGFPRNHSDYYILADYLELSGEYSEHMADFDEMYNQFREKKHQANKILRRGEE, translated from the coding sequence ATGGACCAGCAGTTTTACCAATATGCTATGACATTCAGGGATCCATATAAAAAAGATCCTCTTGTGGCGTTTGCGAATAAACTCGACAATGATACAGGCTTTCCCAGGAATCATTCTGATTACTATATCTTAGCGGATTACTTAGAGTTAAGCGGAGAATACTCAGAGCATATGGCCGACTTTGATGAAATGTATAATCAGTTTAGAGAAAAAAAGCACCAAGCAAATAAAATATTAAGAAGAGGCGAGGAATAA
- a CDS encoding DUF2140 family protein, with amino-acid sequence MEKVAKKKKSGWKWAFFLLLLLNMGVIIYVGSLFIASPTTDTHSKKEEITEEIINSEEEIDALITLGNKDLETLLLYALSENTSTGEVPEITISEDVIISGELEVLGFPIQYQLTAEPFVVEDGNLQLKVSEVALGRFTLPVKQVLQLLSNQMDPNLPLEVDIDNAFITVRLSEVETGSVKRIKLIKIEKELAEYTFNITIAKENLLQ; translated from the coding sequence GTGGAAAAAGTAGCTAAAAAGAAGAAATCCGGATGGAAATGGGCCTTTTTTCTTCTTTTGCTGTTAAATATGGGTGTTATTATTTATGTTGGAAGTCTCTTTATCGCTTCTCCGACAACGGACACTCATTCCAAAAAAGAAGAAATAACAGAGGAGATAATAAACAGTGAAGAGGAAATCGACGCGCTGATCACGCTGGGGAATAAGGATTTGGAAACGTTATTGTTGTATGCACTTTCCGAAAATACATCAACAGGTGAGGTGCCCGAAATCACTATTTCTGAAGATGTTATTATATCAGGAGAGCTTGAAGTCTTGGGTTTTCCGATTCAATACCAGTTGACAGCGGAACCATTTGTTGTGGAAGATGGCAATCTGCAGCTGAAAGTTTCCGAAGTAGCATTGGGACGGTTTACGTTACCAGTTAAGCAAGTCCTTCAATTACTCAGCAATCAAATGGATCCGAATTTACCGCTTGAAGTGGATATAGATAATGCATTTATTACTGTACGACTCTCTGAAGTCGAAACAGGGAGTGTAAAACGAATTAAATTAATAAAAATTGAAAAAGAACTTGCTGAATACACCTTTAACATCACCATAGCAAAGGAAAATTTGCTACAATAA
- the trhA gene encoding PAQR family membrane homeostasis protein TrhA — translation MSNQTITRKKSDILTEVLNAITHGIGTLLSVIALVFLIIKGIRSGDGVHLAAYLVYGISMILLFLASTLYHSFSFTRFKKIFHYIDHAAIYLLIAGSYTPFCLIVLEGTQAKVLLITVWSIALIGLILKIFFVGRFNKASTFLYLAMGWLAVFLIKPITVYLGTTGMTIFIIGGLAYSLGTIFYSIKRFKFMHVIWHLFVLAGAAFHYFTVLLYV, via the coding sequence ATGTCAAATCAAACAATTACAAGAAAAAAAAGTGATATCTTAACTGAAGTGTTAAATGCAATTACGCATGGTATCGGTACTCTATTAAGTGTTATCGCCTTGGTTTTTCTAATCATCAAAGGCATCCGATCAGGTGATGGTGTCCATTTGGCAGCCTATCTCGTTTACGGCATCTCCATGATTCTCTTATTCCTAGCGTCAACTCTATACCATAGCTTTAGCTTTACACGATTCAAAAAAATCTTCCATTATATCGACCACGCTGCTATCTACTTGCTTATTGCAGGGAGTTACACACCGTTTTGTCTAATTGTTCTGGAAGGAACGCAAGCTAAGGTTTTGTTAATCACCGTTTGGAGTATTGCGCTAATCGGTTTAATATTGAAAATATTCTTTGTAGGCCGTTTTAATAAAGCTTCTACTTTCTTATACCTGGCAATGGGTTGGTTAGCTGTTTTCCTTATTAAGCCCATTACTGTGTACCTGGGTACAACGGGTATGACTATATTCATCATCGGTGGCTTAGCATACAGCCTGGGAACTATTTTTTACAGCATCAAACGCTTCAAGTTTATGCATGTCATTTGGCATTTATTTGTACTGGCGGGAGCTGCTTTCCATTACTTTACTGTTTTACTTTATGTATAA
- a CDS encoding dihydrofolate reductase, which produces MYLLVWAEDTTGAIGKDGKLPWHLPNDLKFFRTTTTGKTIVMGRKTFESMGNRPLPNRNNYILSRQKEYQAPGATVISELSDLPDGDIYVIGGSEIYKQFLPDADVLIRTKINGVFDGDTFFPEVDWSEWELTEETPGIQDEKNVYKHVFQTFKRKNK; this is translated from the coding sequence ATGTATCTATTAGTTTGGGCAGAAGATACAACGGGAGCCATCGGGAAAGATGGCAAGCTTCCGTGGCATCTTCCGAATGATTTGAAATTCTTCAGAACCACGACAACCGGTAAAACGATTGTTATGGGAAGAAAAACGTTTGAGAGTATGGGGAACCGTCCCTTGCCGAACCGCAACAACTATATTTTATCGCGTCAAAAAGAGTATCAAGCACCGGGCGCAACTGTTATCAGTGAATTATCGGATCTCCCGGACGGCGATATTTATGTAATTGGCGGGAGTGAGATATATAAGCAATTCTTACCTGATGCGGATGTTTTAATCCGTACGAAGATCAATGGGGTATTTGATGGTGATACGTTCTTCCCTGAAGTGGATTGGAGCGAATGGGAATTAACCGAGGAAACGCCAGGGATCCAAGACGAAAAGAACGTCTATAAACATGTTTTTCAGACGTTTAAGCGTAAAAACAAATAG
- a CDS encoding thymidylate synthase: MTKQYLELAQKIRDEGVEKSDRTGTGTKSIFGYQMRFDLQKGFPLLTTKKTAFGLIKSELLWFLKGDTNIRYLLENNNHIWDEWAFERYIKSSDYTGPDMSDFGRRVLEDEDFKIAYQEQMALFREKVLTDDAFSAQYGELGNIYGSQWRHWKTSQGETIDQIKDVIQMIKTQPDSRRLIVSAWNPEDVPHMALPPCHTLFQFFVADGKLSCQLYQRSADVFLGVPFNIASYALLTHLIANETGLEVGDFVHTFGDAHLYLNHMDQINEQLSRETYELPELVLKAPEKSIFDMEKDDIIVKGYKSHPRIKAPIAV, translated from the coding sequence ATGACGAAGCAATATCTTGAGTTGGCACAAAAAATACGCGATGAGGGCGTGGAGAAATCCGATCGGACCGGTACAGGTACTAAAAGTATCTTTGGGTATCAAATGCGCTTTGATTTACAAAAAGGTTTTCCTCTTCTAACAACAAAGAAAACAGCATTTGGGCTTATTAAAAGCGAGTTACTTTGGTTCTTAAAAGGGGATACCAATATCCGTTATTTACTGGAAAATAATAATCATATTTGGGATGAGTGGGCGTTTGAGCGATATATCAAGTCTAGTGATTATACGGGTCCCGATATGTCGGACTTTGGTCGTCGTGTTCTTGAAGATGAAGACTTCAAAATCGCGTATCAAGAACAAATGGCTCTTTTCAGAGAAAAAGTACTAACGGATGATGCCTTTTCAGCACAATATGGGGAACTGGGAAATATTTATGGTTCACAGTGGCGCCATTGGAAAACATCACAAGGTGAAACCATTGATCAAATTAAAGACGTCATCCAGATGATTAAGACACAACCGGACTCCAGACGTCTGATCGTGTCAGCGTGGAATCCTGAAGATGTCCCACACATGGCTTTGCCACCTTGCCATACACTGTTCCAGTTTTTTGTGGCTGATGGAAAGTTGAGTTGTCAGCTGTACCAACGCAGTGCGGATGTATTTCTGGGTGTGCCGTTTAATATTGCCAGCTATGCCTTGTTAACGCATTTGATTGCCAATGAGACTGGCTTAGAAGTCGGTGATTTTGTCCATACTTTTGGTGATGCACATCTTTATTTGAATCATATGGATCAGATAAACGAACAGCTCTCCCGCGAAACGTATGAACTTCCTGAACTAGTCTTGAAAGCACCTGAAAAATCTATTTTTGACATGGAAAAAGACGATATTATTGTAAAAGGGTACAAGAGTCACCCCAGAATTAAAGCACCGATTGCGGTGTAA
- a CDS encoding ABC-F family ATP-binding cassette domain-containing protein has translation MKDIKAVGLSKSHGIKQLFTDISFTIREGEYVGLIGQNGSGKSSLLRIIAGADTPDAGTIEKSNDYRINYLPQEPSFDESHTIFEAVFSGDAPLIKTVRRYEEAVSNLANDSENVKHQEAYMRCEQEMNANDAWQAEVQYKTILNKLGLDNLEQKIGALSGGQIKRVGLAQVLMQAPDLLLLDEPTNHLDVDAIIWLETYLAHYKGALLLVTHDRYFLERVTNQMLEIKNGAIESYSGNYVSYLEQKAEREAIQQKMTEKQAKLYKNELAWMRKGAKARTTKQQARIHRFEDLAKDVKEAQGEEQNLEINFDSSRLGKRVFQLEDISLKAGEKEILNNFSHIFQASDRIGIVGKNGSGKTTFLKMLAGDVVPTSGILTIGETVKIGYYRQIMEPFPEDKRVINYLQEIAEEAQIADGTRVSVTELLETFLFPREMHGSLIRTLSGGERRRLYLLKLLMNQPNVLLFDEPTNDLDIETLTVLEDYLTSFQGAALVVSHDRYFLDKVVEKLIVIDAPSGPFLFYGNMTDYLEVADELYQPAPIKSEKEKTTVSDTKEKVKLTYSEQLEWSGIEEEIMLIEEAVSQAKEEMLEFSSDFTKLGELQIQVEEKEAQLAAKWERYEYLSQYAGE, from the coding sequence ATGAAAGATATAAAAGCAGTAGGGCTATCGAAGTCTCATGGGATTAAGCAGCTATTTACAGATATTTCATTTACCATTCGCGAAGGGGAATACGTTGGCTTAATTGGTCAAAACGGGAGCGGGAAAAGTTCACTTTTACGAATTATTGCTGGCGCTGATACACCCGATGCGGGTACGATTGAAAAATCAAATGATTACCGGATTAATTATCTGCCGCAAGAACCGTCCTTTGATGAATCACATACTATTTTTGAAGCTGTCTTCTCAGGGGATGCTCCGTTAATTAAAACGGTGCGTCGGTACGAAGAAGCTGTTTCTAACTTGGCGAACGATAGTGAGAACGTCAAGCATCAAGAGGCGTATATGCGCTGTGAGCAAGAAATGAATGCCAACGACGCTTGGCAAGCAGAAGTGCAATACAAAACAATTTTGAATAAATTAGGTCTCGATAATTTGGAACAAAAGATTGGTGCGTTATCAGGCGGTCAAATAAAACGGGTCGGGCTGGCTCAGGTATTGATGCAAGCACCGGATTTATTGCTTCTGGACGAACCAACAAACCACTTGGATGTGGATGCAATTATTTGGTTAGAAACCTATTTGGCGCATTATAAGGGCGCTTTACTGTTAGTTACGCATGACCGTTACTTCCTTGAACGGGTCACCAATCAAATGTTAGAAATTAAGAATGGCGCTATTGAAAGCTATTCAGGTAACTATGTCTCGTATCTGGAACAAAAAGCTGAGCGCGAGGCCATTCAACAAAAGATGACTGAAAAACAAGCAAAACTTTATAAGAATGAATTGGCTTGGATGCGTAAAGGTGCGAAAGCCAGAACGACCAAACAACAGGCTCGGATTCATCGTTTCGAAGACTTGGCAAAAGACGTAAAAGAAGCACAAGGCGAAGAACAGAATTTAGAAATTAACTTTGACAGTTCACGGTTGGGTAAACGCGTATTCCAACTGGAAGATATTTCTTTGAAAGCCGGAGAAAAAGAAATTTTAAATAATTTCAGTCATATCTTCCAAGCTTCGGACCGGATTGGAATTGTTGGGAAAAATGGCTCTGGGAAAACGACATTTTTGAAAATGTTGGCGGGTGATGTTGTACCAACTTCGGGTATCCTGACCATTGGTGAGACCGTTAAAATCGGTTATTATCGTCAGATTATGGAGCCGTTCCCGGAAGATAAACGTGTGATTAATTACTTGCAGGAAATAGCAGAAGAAGCACAAATTGCTGATGGTACGCGTGTAAGTGTGACGGAATTGCTGGAAACTTTCTTATTCCCACGCGAAATGCACGGAAGTTTAATTCGGACATTATCAGGTGGCGAACGCCGTCGTTTGTATTTACTGAAACTATTAATGAATCAACCGAACGTATTGTTATTTGATGAACCGACGAATGATTTGGACATTGAAACGTTGACAGTACTTGAAGATTACTTAACGAGCTTCCAAGGAGCCGCGTTGGTTGTTTCACATGACCGTTATTTCTTAGATAAAGTTGTTGAGAAATTGATTGTTATTGATGCACCTTCTGGGCCGTTTCTATTTTACGGAAATATGACGGATTATCTGGAAGTGGCGGATGAACTTTATCAACCGGCACCTATAAAGTCGGAGAAAGAAAAAACAACCGTTTCGGATACAAAAGAAAAAGTAAAACTAACTTATAGCGAGCAACTGGAATGGTCTGGAATTGAAGAGGAAATAATGCTCATTGAAGAAGCGGTGAGTCAAGCGAAAGAAGAAATGCTTGAATTCTCGTCAGACTTCACTAAGTTGGGTGAGTTACAAATCCAAGTTGAAGAAAAAGAAGCGCAGTTAGCTGCCAAATGGGAACGTTACGAATACCTCAGTCAGTACGCAGGTGAATAA